The following are encoded in a window of Prochlorococcus marinus CUG1417 genomic DNA:
- a CDS encoding DUF2103 domain-containing protein yields MGRLVLNHSTNIEGLIPILQKLALENNIKTITPAVISRARGRSSKLIIRLSVKTINGYKAIARKGNTAQEVFISTELSKDELKEIINLYNRK; encoded by the coding sequence TTGGGAAGGTTAGTTTTAAATCACAGTACAAATATAGAAGGTCTAATTCCAATACTTCAAAAATTAGCACTGGAAAATAATATCAAGACAATAACTCCAGCTGTCATTTCAAGAGCCAGGGGAAGATCCTCTAAATTGATAATTAGATTGTCAGTGAAAACTATAAACGGATATAAAGCAATCGCAAGAAAGGGTAATACAGCTCAAGAAGTTTTTATTTCAACAGAGTTAAGTAAAGATGAATTAAAAGAAATCATAAATCTTTATAATAGAAAGTAA
- a CDS encoding translation initiation factor IF-2 N-terminal domain-containing protein, which produces MSINIPIFSIAKDLNVESNRILLACKKLGINAKGATKRLNKEELEKIKSYFETGKNVSDEVINLNNVKTKSSSRKIKEKVKIKYFANRLIRKS; this is translated from the coding sequence ATGTCTATAAACATTCCTATTTTCAGTATCGCCAAAGATCTTAATGTCGAAAGTAATAGAATATTATTAGCCTGCAAGAAACTTGGAATCAATGCAAAAGGTGCAACAAAAAGATTAAACAAAGAGGAATTAGAAAAAATTAAAAGTTATTTTGAAACGGGCAAAAATGTGTCAGATGAAGTGATCAATTTAAATAATGTTAAAACTAAAAGTAGTTCTAGAAAAATTAAAGAAAAGGTAAAGATAAAATATTTTGCTAACAGACTTATTCGTAAATCTTAA
- a CDS encoding ligase-associated DNA damage response exonuclease, which translates to MRTKQEYLIRYEDGNLYCELADIWIDPSKPVKKALITHAHFDHFTFGCEEYISTKETAILLKERVGDNIKIKTFEYGEEFKINGINISFHPSGHILGSSQIRFIFAAEKWLISGDFKLQKDQTCKQYEIVKTDYLISECTFGLPIFKWDESNKIANDISKWITNSPEKTSLLFCYSLGKAQRLLNEISQTNFKGNIYSHGSIHKMNNSYRELGIDIKDTIKIENKEKIDELKGSLILLPPSLSKGSYLKNFKNIQTAFASGWMSIRALRKRSGYDKGFAISDHADWDGILKVVKKSEAKNVFFHHGDSEALSKYLVEKESINVLLLGK; encoded by the coding sequence TTGAGAACTAAACAAGAATATTTAATTAGATATGAAGATGGAAATCTTTATTGCGAACTTGCTGATATTTGGATTGATCCAAGCAAGCCAGTAAAAAAGGCATTAATAACTCATGCTCATTTTGATCACTTTACATTTGGCTGTGAAGAATACATTTCTACTAAGGAAACTGCGATACTTCTTAAAGAAAGAGTTGGAGATAATATCAAAATTAAGACTTTTGAATATGGAGAAGAATTTAAGATAAATGGCATTAATATTTCTTTTCATCCATCAGGTCACATCCTTGGATCTAGTCAAATAAGATTTATTTTTGCTGCAGAAAAATGGCTAATTTCAGGTGACTTTAAGCTTCAAAAGGATCAGACTTGCAAACAATATGAAATAGTAAAAACTGATTATTTAATAAGCGAATGTACTTTTGGTTTGCCAATATTTAAGTGGGATGAATCAAATAAAATAGCAAATGATATTTCAAAATGGATAACAAATTCACCAGAAAAAACTTCTTTACTTTTCTGTTATTCACTCGGAAAAGCTCAGAGATTGTTAAACGAAATTAGTCAAACAAATTTTAAAGGCAATATTTATTCCCATGGCAGTATTCACAAAATGAACAATAGTTATAGGGAACTTGGAATTGATATTAAAGATACTATAAAAATTGAAAATAAAGAAAAGATAGATGAACTTAAAGGAAGTCTAATATTATTACCGCCATCTTTAAGTAAGGGTTCTTATTTAAAAAATTTCAAAAACATTCAAACAGCTTTTGCGAGTGGATGGATGTCAATAAGAGCCCTAAGAAAAAGATCAGGATATGATAAAGGATTCGCAATCTCTGATCATGCAGATTGGGATGGAATTCTGAAAGTAGTAAAAAAGTCTGAAGCAAAAAATGTATTTTTTCATCATGGAGATAGTGAAGCCTTAAGTAAATATTTAGTTGAAAAGGAATCAATAAATGTCCTTTTACTAGGTAAATAA
- the clpP gene encoding ATP-dependent Clp endopeptidase proteolytic subunit ClpP, whose product MMIPLVLEESGGSERVFDIYSRLLRERIIFLGEQVTSETANRIVAQLLFLEAEDPDKDIFMYINSPGGSVYDGLGIFDTMQHVKPDIHTVCVGLAASMGAFLLAAGTKGKRSSLRHSRIMIHQPLGGARGQASDIRIQADEILFLKERLNTELSERTGKDYDTIKEDTDRDFYMSPNEAVEYGLIDLVLDKKPIKI is encoded by the coding sequence ATTATGATCCCTTTAGTTTTAGAAGAATCGGGCGGTAGCGAAAGAGTCTTTGATATTTATTCGAGACTATTAAGAGAGAGAATAATCTTTTTGGGAGAGCAAGTCACTAGTGAAACTGCTAATAGAATTGTTGCTCAATTGTTGTTTCTCGAGGCAGAGGATCCAGATAAGGATATTTTTATGTATATAAATTCACCTGGAGGATCGGTATATGACGGATTAGGTATCTTTGATACAATGCAGCATGTAAAACCTGACATTCATACAGTTTGTGTAGGCTTGGCAGCTAGTATGGGTGCTTTTTTGCTTGCGGCTGGTACTAAAGGTAAAAGAAGCAGCCTTAGACATTCAAGAATAATGATACATCAACCGCTTGGAGGTGCTAGAGGGCAAGCCAGTGATATAAGAATTCAAGCAGATGAAATTTTATTCTTGAAAGAACGACTTAATACTGAATTATCAGAAAGAACTGGAAAGGATTATGACACTATCAAAGAAGATACCGATAGAGATTTTTATATGTCACCAAACGAAGCGGTTGAGTATGGACTAATTGATTTAGTGTTAGACAAGAAACCTATTAAAATTTAA
- the psb29 gene encoding photosystem II biogenesis protein Psp29 codes for MSQHTLTLLRFTYKKLKEKLTVSDSKKLFHEKFPYVIPGLYKRIVDEMLVELNLLNHQNEFTQDYLFCVGLTETFKELMKGYKPEKHLNLLFESLCSSTNFEAKEINEISKKSQKELKDKPSKDILKLLIEKSNSKLYPSRILNLGIYILISNSQDFNEKNESDKNKMTFDIFEKLSLSANKAEKDIGIYKSSISKMEQAKELIEELRIKDKKNNQKK; via the coding sequence TTGAGTCAACATACGCTAACCTTATTAAGGTTTACATATAAAAAATTGAAAGAAAAATTGACTGTTTCAGATAGCAAAAAGTTATTTCATGAAAAATTTCCTTACGTCATTCCAGGTTTGTATAAAAGAATAGTTGATGAAATGCTTGTCGAACTTAATCTTTTGAACCATCAAAATGAATTTACGCAAGATTATCTCTTTTGTGTCGGCCTCACCGAAACATTCAAAGAATTAATGAAAGGATATAAACCTGAAAAACACTTGAATCTACTTTTTGAATCTTTATGCAGTTCTACGAATTTTGAGGCGAAGGAAATTAATGAAATATCTAAAAAGTCTCAAAAAGAATTAAAGGATAAACCATCTAAAGATATTTTAAAATTATTAATAGAAAAAAGTAATTCTAAACTTTATCCTTCAAGGATTTTGAACTTAGGGATATATATATTAATTTCAAACTCCCAAGATTTCAATGAGAAAAATGAATCAGATAAAAATAAGATGACCTTTGATATTTTTGAGAAGTTGAGCTTATCTGCTAATAAAGCAGAAAAAGATATTGGAATTTACAAAAGTAGTATATCAAAAATGGAACAAGCAAAAGAATTAATTGAAGAGCTTAGAATTAAAGATAAGAAAAATAACCAAAAAAAATAA
- a CDS encoding alpha-2-macroglobulin yields MKIIKQIPMLILIAIFLISCRTSTNKEYPTNNLGENIEDNPNSEKKRMEIKFSCGEDGISEYLDDGWNILKEESQDKICTWKSVPATKDCNMEKDKGCRITMPDKIGVEKIYLLEK; encoded by the coding sequence ATGAAAATAATAAAACAAATTCCTATGTTAATTTTAATCGCAATTTTCTTAATTTCTTGTAGGACATCCACTAATAAAGAGTATCCCACAAATAATTTGGGGGAAAATATTGAGGATAATCCTAATTCAGAAAAGAAAAGAATGGAAATAAAATTTTCTTGTGGAGAGGATGGTATTTCAGAATACTTAGATGATGGATGGAATATTTTAAAAGAAGAATCCCAAGATAAAATTTGTACCTGGAAATCTGTTCCTGCCACAAAAGATTGCAATATGGAAAAAGATAAAGGATGTAGAATAACAATGCCAGATAAAATAGGTGTAGAGAAAATTTATTTATTGGAAAAATAA
- a CDS encoding ATP-dependent DNA ligase, with translation MSLKNFSELFSDLDSINSTNNKIEVLKNYFLSNDPIDNSWAIYLLTGKSNKRFISGRYLKNLFSQIYEYPKWLIDICYLKVGDSAEVITLLLKNKTNSRKKKLSNISLNELLSEAIPALSKLNEEEKNLEIKNLWETLPEDNHLIFNKILTGTFRVGVSIGLITKAISKLINIEEEIISHRLMGDFKPSVDSYEFLINKNVNLQELNSKPFPFLLANTIENKIFKNSINDFQFEWKYDGIRMQLIKRLGNVSLWTRGQELVNQSFPELVEKMSYIKDDFVLDGELLVWNFKEQIACDFSFLQKRINRKSPTRSIQIKYPIIFIAYDLLEINGRDIREIKLENRRIELEKYFSKWQIKTENNISDTFKICDLIFPKDWPDALTYKEKSRENNTEGLIIKKKTSIYSPGRKKGIWWKYKVDPMQLDAVLIYAKGGSGRRAGLYTDYSFALWKDKELIKFASAYSGLTNIEIKELDKWIRKNTIKKFGPVRSLKPEMVFEISFEKIQISKRHKSGIAVRFPRITKWRKDKNINDADSLENAYELMKKIS, from the coding sequence ATGAGCTTAAAAAATTTTTCAGAATTATTTAGTGATCTAGATTCAATTAATAGTACAAATAATAAAATTGAAGTTTTAAAGAATTATTTTTTATCTAATGATCCAATAGATAATTCATGGGCAATATATTTACTAACTGGAAAAAGTAATAAGAGATTTATTAGTGGAAGATATTTAAAAAATCTTTTTTCTCAAATATATGAATATCCTAAATGGTTAATTGATATATGTTATTTAAAAGTTGGTGACTCTGCTGAGGTAATAACGTTATTACTTAAAAATAAAACTAATTCTAGAAAAAAGAAATTATCAAATATCAGTCTCAATGAATTACTAAGCGAAGCAATACCTGCATTATCAAAACTTAATGAGGAGGAGAAAAATTTAGAAATTAAAAATCTTTGGGAAACATTACCTGAAGATAACCATCTAATTTTTAATAAAATTCTCACAGGAACTTTTAGAGTAGGAGTCTCTATCGGATTAATCACAAAAGCAATATCAAAACTAATTAATATTGAGGAAGAGATTATTTCTCATAGGTTAATGGGTGATTTTAAACCTTCAGTTGATTCATATGAATTTTTAATTAATAAAAATGTCAATCTTCAAGAGTTAAATTCCAAACCATTTCCATTTCTTCTAGCAAATACTATTGAAAATAAAATCTTCAAAAATTCAATAAATGATTTTCAATTTGAATGGAAATACGACGGTATAAGGATGCAATTAATTAAAAGATTAGGTAATGTTTCGTTATGGACAAGAGGGCAGGAATTAGTAAATCAATCTTTCCCAGAATTAGTAGAGAAAATGTCATATATAAAAGATGATTTTGTTCTTGATGGGGAATTATTAGTTTGGAATTTTAAAGAACAAATTGCCTGTGATTTTTCTTTTCTTCAAAAAAGAATAAATAGAAAGTCTCCTACTAGATCAATCCAAATAAAATATCCAATTATTTTTATTGCATATGATCTTTTAGAGATTAATGGGAGAGATATAAGAGAAATTAAATTAGAAAATAGAAGAATTGAATTAGAAAAATATTTTTCAAAATGGCAAATTAAAACTGAGAATAATATCTCTGATACTTTCAAAATATGTGATTTAATCTTTCCTAAAGATTGGCCTGATGCTTTAACTTATAAAGAAAAATCTCGAGAAAATAATACTGAAGGATTAATAATTAAGAAAAAGACTTCTATATACTCCCCTGGTAGAAAGAAAGGTATTTGGTGGAAATATAAAGTTGATCCTATGCAACTGGATGCTGTTCTAATTTACGCTAAGGGCGGTAGCGGTAGAAGAGCTGGACTTTATACAGATTACAGTTTTGCATTATGGAAAGACAAAGAATTAATTAAATTTGCAAGTGCATATTCTGGTTTAACAAATATTGAGATTAAAGAGCTAGATAAATGGATAAGGAAAAATACAATAAAAAAATTTGGCCCTGTTCGATCGTTAAAACCAGAAATGGTATTCGAAATATCTTTTGAGAAAATACAAATTTCTAAACGTCATAAGTCAGGCATAGCAGTACGATTTCCAAGAATAACAAAATGGAGAAAAGATAAAAATATTAATGATGCAGATAGCCTAGAAAATGCTTATGAACTAATGAAAAAAATATCATGA
- a CDS encoding ligase-associated DNA damage response DEXH box helicase, which yields MKNITKNNKQNNLISKIKQFFSTNGWEPLPYQIESWEAFLNGESGIIQVPTGCGKTYAALMGPLSKIEDPKNNKSVNILLITPLKALSRDLKNSIQLAALHFNKEITVEIRNGDTTPYEKKKQLAKPPNILITTPESLSLLLSNKESNNMFKELSSIIIDEWHELMGSKRGNQCELSLSWLRGNIKNLQIWAMSATIGNIEEAARAIVGMSAIKPKTISTNIQKEIEIISVLPEEETTFPWSGHLGIRSHSSLLKILDKNKSTLLFTNTRNQSERWYQCLKFFLPEMEDKIALHHGSLDKEDRKRVEEGVKDGLIKWVVCTSSLDLGIDFQPVDQIVQIGSAKNLARLIQRAGRSAHRPGGKSKIIFMPTNSLELLEISAMRRIIKSGLSEEIRLPELSYDVLLQHLISLACGNGFDPTIEKERIKNCWSYRNLKDQDWNWCLDFLEYGGKCLKAYPKYKKIVKEESQNNNENFKYFVKDKSLIRMHKFNIGTITSDKFVNVKYMKGKSLGNLEENFASKLNPGDTFYFAGKMLQFVRIRDMILYVKKSTKKSSLIPAWVGGQMAISDLLCERLRKEIDICNKLENYDYLNPELNSLRPILVKQKVLSNIPKKDEFLIEIYKTKDLSNLFVFSLDGKFVNEGIAFLWALRFAKLKQSTFSITANDFGFSLTTSEDYDFSIIRKETDYFLDNKKLEEDLENAINFSELTKRRFKNIAQISGLVNQNNPTKTKTTSQLQISSSLFYDVFTKYEEGHLLIKQAHQEVKEYQLENKRISRSLERLKNLKMILNEIKTPTPFAFPLLVERLKNTLSNEPIEKRVEKLIKNYSV from the coding sequence ATGAAAAATATTACGAAAAATAATAAGCAAAATAATTTAATTTCTAAAATTAAACAGTTTTTCTCCACAAATGGATGGGAGCCACTACCATATCAGATCGAATCTTGGGAAGCATTTTTAAATGGAGAGAGTGGAATAATACAAGTTCCTACTGGATGCGGCAAAACTTATGCTGCATTAATGGGACCTCTATCAAAGATAGAAGATCCCAAAAATAATAAAAGTGTGAATATATTATTAATAACCCCTTTAAAAGCATTAAGTAGAGATCTAAAAAATTCCATACAATTAGCAGCCTTGCATTTTAATAAAGAAATCACTGTTGAAATTAGGAACGGGGATACAACCCCATATGAAAAGAAAAAGCAACTAGCTAAACCACCTAATATTCTTATTACCACTCCTGAGTCTTTATCTCTTTTACTTTCCAATAAAGAATCTAATAATATGTTCAAGGAGTTGTCATCAATAATTATTGATGAATGGCATGAATTGATGGGTAGTAAAAGAGGAAACCAGTGCGAGTTATCTTTAAGTTGGCTAAGAGGTAATATAAAAAATTTACAAATTTGGGCAATGTCTGCAACTATTGGAAATATTGAAGAAGCAGCAAGAGCGATAGTTGGGATGAGCGCTATTAAACCCAAAACTATAAGCACAAATATTCAAAAAGAGATCGAAATTATAAGTGTTTTACCAGAGGAGGAAACTACCTTTCCATGGAGTGGGCATCTTGGGATTAGAAGTCATTCTTCACTATTAAAAATCCTTGATAAAAATAAAAGCACCTTATTATTCACCAATACGAGGAATCAATCTGAAAGATGGTATCAATGTCTTAAATTTTTTCTCCCAGAGATGGAAGACAAAATTGCACTTCATCACGGCTCCCTGGATAAAGAAGATAGAAAAAGAGTTGAAGAAGGGGTTAAAGACGGATTAATAAAATGGGTAGTCTGCACCAGCTCGTTAGATTTGGGAATTGACTTCCAACCTGTAGATCAAATAGTCCAAATTGGTAGTGCAAAGAATTTAGCTAGACTTATTCAAAGAGCAGGAAGAAGTGCTCATAGACCAGGAGGAAAATCTAAAATAATTTTTATGCCTACTAATTCTTTAGAATTATTAGAGATTAGTGCAATGAGAAGAATAATAAAAAGTGGTTTATCTGAAGAAATTAGACTGCCTGAATTATCTTATGATGTGCTTCTTCAACATCTAATAAGTTTGGCATGCGGAAATGGCTTTGATCCTACAATTGAGAAGGAAAGAATTAAAAATTGTTGGAGTTATAGAAACTTAAAAGATCAAGATTGGAATTGGTGTCTTGACTTTTTAGAATATGGAGGAAAATGTCTTAAAGCATATCCAAAATATAAAAAGATAGTTAAAGAAGAATCACAAAATAATAATGAAAACTTTAAATATTTTGTAAAAGACAAATCTTTAATAAGAATGCATAAGTTCAATATTGGGACAATTACAAGTGACAAATTTGTAAATGTTAAATATATGAAAGGTAAATCCTTAGGTAATTTAGAAGAGAATTTTGCTTCAAAATTAAATCCTGGAGATACCTTTTACTTTGCCGGTAAAATGCTTCAATTTGTGAGAATCAGAGATATGATTTTATACGTTAAAAAATCAACAAAAAAAAGTTCCCTAATTCCTGCATGGGTTGGAGGTCAAATGGCAATTTCCGATCTGCTTTGTGAAAGATTGAGAAAAGAAATAGATATATGTAATAAATTAGAAAATTATGATTACTTAAATCCTGAACTAAATTCATTACGCCCAATATTGGTTAAACAAAAGGTTCTTTCAAATATTCCAAAGAAAGATGAATTCCTTATAGAAATATATAAAACCAAGGATTTATCAAATCTTTTTGTTTTTTCACTTGATGGCAAATTTGTAAATGAAGGTATTGCATTTCTATGGGCTTTAAGATTCGCAAAATTAAAGCAATCTACATTTAGTATTACTGCTAATGATTTTGGATTCAGCTTAACAACCTCTGAAGATTATGATTTTTCCATAATAAGAAAAGAGACTGATTACTTTTTGGATAACAAAAAATTAGAAGAGGATCTAGAAAATGCAATTAATTTTTCAGAATTAACAAAACGTAGATTTAAAAATATTGCCCAAATTAGTGGACTAGTAAATCAAAATAATCCAACCAAAACAAAAACTACATCTCAACTTCAAATAAGTTCAAGTCTTTTCTACGATGTATTCACTAAATATGAAGAAGGCCATCTTTTGATAAAACAAGCGCATCAAGAAGTAAAAGAATATCAATTAGAAAATAAAAGAATATCTAGATCATTAGAAAGATTAAAAAATTTAAAAATGATATTAAACGAGATTAAAACTCCAACTCCTTTTGCTTTCCCTTTATTAGTTGAGAGACTTAAAAATACCTTAAGTAATGAACCAATAGAAAAAAGAGTAGAAAAACTTATAAAAAACTATAGTGTTTAA
- the petN gene encoding cytochrome b6-f complex subunit PetN gives MIFQIGWAALAAIFTFSIAMVVWGRNGDGSIDI, from the coding sequence ATGATCTTTCAAATAGGCTGGGCAGCATTGGCTGCTATTTTTACTTTTTCAATTGCCATGGTTGTTTGGGGAAGAAATGGGGACGGATCCATTGACATATGA
- a CDS encoding competence protein ComC translates to MSISKILNSLEKSWERDDILLNIKNGLGTDKIVNEFLLKNERQIKELNSLLRPEDIELLNQVEKLSTCESKLINEIKNLNYLENNENHHIMNKKKIVPSNRVAFNKIASFMINWSNKFVVIALLTISAIALSKQAWA, encoded by the coding sequence ATGAGCATAAGCAAAATTTTAAATTCCCTTGAAAAATCTTGGGAAAGAGATGACATTCTTTTAAATATCAAGAATGGGTTAGGGACAGATAAGATAGTTAATGAATTTCTTTTGAAAAACGAAAGACAAATTAAAGAATTAAATTCTTTATTAAGGCCAGAAGATATTGAATTATTAAATCAAGTAGAAAAACTCTCAACTTGCGAATCTAAATTAATAAATGAGATTAAAAATTTAAATTACTTAGAAAATAATGAAAATCATCACATTATGAATAAAAAAAAGATTGTGCCATCTAATAGAGTTGCTTTCAACAAAATCGCTTCATTCATGATTAATTGGAGTAACAAATTTGTAGTTATCGCTTTACTAACAATTTCAGCGATAGCTTTATCAAAACAAGCTTGGGCATAA
- a CDS encoding DUF2130 domain-containing protein encodes MKDIKCPSCGKTFRIDPSSFEEILLQIKDEEFNKQIKERLILAEEDNKKALEILKRELKIKLIEQSRIKESEIQTLESKLKIAEEKKTNALNDLKNQATNKINSLNNELIKLKDEIKNQSLISELSLKNKISEAVTSLEKENSSLTNSIEKMKLEHSINEKLIEEKFKSKISERDLTIQELREMKSRLSTKMIGETLEIHCETQFNLNRASAFKNSYFEKDNDATSGSKGDYIFREFDKNKTEVVSIMFEMKNESLNGTNKRKNEDFLKELDKDRRQKSCEYAVLVSLLEPDSELYNAGIVDVSHRFPKMYVIRPQFFLPIISLLRNASMETLKYKSQIDLMKRENFDITNFESTLEQFKNAVGKNVSLAQDRFNDAISEIDKSITHLQKTKEALVLSKKHLLSADSKSQDLTVKKLTRNNPTMKKKFNDLNNFEDEVA; translated from the coding sequence ATGAAAGATATTAAATGTCCTTCATGTGGCAAAACTTTCCGAATTGATCCCAGCAGCTTTGAAGAAATACTTCTTCAGATTAAAGACGAAGAATTTAATAAACAAATAAAAGAAAGACTTATCTTGGCTGAAGAAGATAATAAAAAAGCTTTAGAAATTTTAAAACGTGAGTTAAAAATAAAGTTAATTGAGCAGAGTCGGATTAAAGAGTCTGAGATCCAAACTCTTGAATCTAAATTAAAAATAGCTGAAGAAAAGAAAACAAATGCTCTTAATGATTTAAAAAATCAAGCAACAAATAAAATTAATTCATTGAATAATGAATTAATCAAGTTGAAAGACGAAATTAAAAACCAGTCTTTAATTTCAGAATTATCTTTAAAAAACAAAATTAGTGAAGCTGTTACTTCTTTAGAAAAAGAAAACTCATCTTTAACAAATTCCATTGAAAAGATGAAGCTTGAACATTCAATTAATGAAAAATTAATTGAAGAAAAGTTTAAAAGCAAAATTAGTGAAAGGGACCTTACTATTCAGGAGTTAAGAGAAATGAAATCTAGATTATCTACAAAGATGATAGGAGAAACATTAGAAATCCATTGCGAAACTCAATTTAATCTTAATCGTGCCTCTGCATTTAAAAACTCATATTTCGAAAAGGATAATGATGCCACTTCAGGAAGTAAAGGTGACTATATATTTAGAGAATTTGATAAAAATAAAACCGAAGTCGTATCTATTATGTTTGAGATGAAGAATGAAAGTTTAAATGGAACTAATAAAAGAAAAAACGAAGATTTTTTAAAAGAATTAGATAAAGATAGAAGACAAAAATCTTGTGAATATGCAGTTCTTGTATCCCTTCTAGAACCAGATAGTGAACTATATAATGCTGGCATAGTAGATGTTTCTCATAGATTCCCAAAAATGTATGTCATAAGACCTCAATTTTTCTTGCCTATTATTTCTCTGCTAAGAAATGCATCTATGGAAACCTTAAAATACAAATCACAAATAGATTTAATGAAACGTGAGAATTTTGACATAACTAATTTTGAAAGTACTCTTGAGCAATTCAAAAATGCAGTTGGTAAAAATGTTTCACTTGCCCAGGACAGATTTAATGATGCAATTTCAGAAATTGATAAATCAATAACCCATTTACAAAAAACTAAAGAGGCTTTAGTTCTCTCAAAAAAACATCTTTTATCTGCTGACAGCAAATCTCAAGATTTGACAGTAAAGAAATTAACCAGAAATAATCCAACCATGAAGAAGAAGTTTAATGATTTAAATAATTTTGAAGATGAAGTAGCCTAA
- a CDS encoding CopG family transcriptional regulator — protein MENKVKRIGYLPRKRVLEIIDQISKSESISRSKVVGILVEEALDARGIANFGYSNISKSNTFNSYNFKDLQNENTHLKDGEDEFVDDSGYTVASHKTLDRSISSADIELANKINILKESGLI, from the coding sequence ATGGAAAATAAAGTTAAAAGGATAGGATATCTTCCTAGAAAAAGAGTACTTGAAATTATTGATCAAATATCCAAGAGCGAATCAATAAGTAGATCTAAAGTAGTTGGAATATTAGTTGAGGAAGCATTAGATGCAAGAGGAATTGCTAATTTTGGATATAGTAACATCAGCAAGTCAAATACATTTAATTCGTATAATTTTAAAGATCTCCAAAATGAAAATACCCACTTAAAAGATGGGGAAGACGAATTTGTTGATGACAGTGGTTACACAGTTGCATCTCACAAAACTTTAGACCGCTCAATATCTTCTGCAGATATAGAATTAGCAAATAAAATTAACATTCTTAAGGAATCAGGATTAATATAA